The following nucleotide sequence is from Saccharothrix texasensis.
GCGCCGCTACAACGGCGGCGCGGCGTTCCGCCCGGTGTTCCGCATGCCGCCCGGGCGCCCGGCCCGCCGCGTGTGACGCGCACGCGAAAAGGGGGCCCTTCCCACCCCCAGGCGAGGAAGGGACCCCTCTGCTCGCGCGCGCCGCGTCAGCTGGAGCCGGAGATGCGCCAGTAGCCGGTGCTCGGCAGCGTGTCCGGGCCGACCGGGCCCTTGTTCCAGAAGTAGTCGTTGAAGTTGGCCAGGCCACCGCCGCCGATCGGGCCCATGGTCGCCCACCGCACCGTCGCCGGCTGGGTGTCGATCGACGCCTGCGCCCACGCGTCACGGACCTTCATCGGCCGGTTCCACCACAGGAACGGCGTGCGCACCAGGTAGTTCGCGAACTTCCCGCCGTGCACGGCCGAGTGGTAGGAGACGGTGTCGAAGCTGTTGATCTGGTGCAGGCCGCGCAACGCCCGGCCCCAGCGCGTCGCCCAGCTCTGCCCGCCCGACGTGCCCTGCAGGATCGAGCAGGTGAACAGGCTCATCCACTCGACGTCCCGGTTGCCCCAGCGCGCGTCGTTGTTGGACAGGAACGTGTCGGTGTTGCTGCTGCACCCGGCGAAGGAGAAGCCGGTCGGCGAGCCGTGGCCCTGCCAGTAGGTCATGTCGACGTCGTCGGCGTAGAGCTGGTCCTGGCCGCCCGCGAACACCGGGTCCTTGAAGTCGCGCTCCCAGGCGTTGTGGTTGACCCAGCTGAACTGCACCGGCACGCCGGCGGAGGTGAACCGGTTGTTGAACGACGCCAGGTTGGCCGCCGTCCACGGCAGGCCGGAGCACGGGCCGGTGCCCTCGCTGCCGACGTCGACCCGGTTGGTCCACTGCGGGGTGAACGAGCTCTGCTCGCGCGGCGGGTCCGCCGGGCCGGGCTCGGGCAGCCGCGCGTCGACGGCCGCGCCGACGATGACGGACTGGACGGCCGCGCCGTCGGAGTTCACGCCGTCGCAGCGCAGGCCGGGCTCGATCCGGTCGACCTTCTCGGCCAGCGGCGGCGCCTCGTACACGTACGACACCCCGGTCGGCCGCACGCTCGACCCGAGGACCTTCGCGCACCGGTCACGACCCTCGTCCAGGGTCAGCACCGGCACGCTGGGCCCGCTCAGCAGGCCGCGGACGGCGTAGGTGAGGCCCGCGACGGCGCCCTGGCCGTCGAAGGCGATCCGCACCTTCGCGCCCGGACCCTCCAGCGGCACGCCGCCGA
It contains:
- a CDS encoding DUF6345 domain-containing protein, translated to MSTNRRRATTWLALTGLMGAAAITGSTAAVAAAAAEMPVYQVRSVGLTQDQATALQRAFGLKAVQRAEDGSVSFADESTYLRVPGLDLGAGQPDESGAATTQTALDVDSLKRLRAIPVEDATKKALETLRGVGLLPANATPTAGQTTFEVVDANQQAVVTAPLDTAVSFAFTLGGVPLEGPGAKVRIAFDGQGAVAGLTYAVRGLLSGPSVPVLTLDEGRDRCAKVLGSSVRPTGVSYVYEAPPLAEKVDRIEPGLRCDGVNSDGAAVQSVIVGAAVDARLPEPGPADPPREQSSFTPQWTNRVDVGSEGTGPCSGLPWTAANLASFNNRFTSAGVPVQFSWVNHNAWERDFKDPVFAGGQDQLYADDVDMTYWQGHGSPTGFSFAGCSSNTDTFLSNNDARWGNRDVEWMSLFTCSILQGTSGGQSWATRWGRALRGLHQINSFDTVSYHSAVHGGKFANYLVRTPFLWWNRPMKVRDAWAQASIDTQPATVRWATMGPIGGGGLANFNDYFWNKGPVGPDTLPSTGYWRISGSS